The Salvia miltiorrhiza cultivar Shanhuang (shh) chromosome 1, IMPLAD_Smil_shh, whole genome shotgun sequence genome has a window encoding:
- the LOC131005662 gene encoding LOB domain-containing protein 37-like: MSCNGCRILRKGCSDTCILNTSLQFIHSGEAQGHATLFVAKFFGRAALMSFISAVPLNQTSAVFQSLLFEAAGRTVNPVSGAAGLLWTGNWHVCQAAVATVLRGGTLSPIPSGPDFDAADIFKAEGPPRRKASIPKRQEADLDLSLRAGFPAKKNQPFPERPRPLGSPSMNSEESEMTTCGGQPPPEIKILNLFN, from the exons ATGAGCTGCAACGGCTGCCGGATTCTTCGAAAGGGCTGCAGCGACACCTGTATCCTCAACACTTCTTTACAGTTCATTCACTCCGGCGAAGCTCAAGGCCACGCCACCCTCTTCGTCGCCAAGTTCTTCGGCCGCGCCGCCCTCATGTCCTTCATCTCCGCCGTCCCCCTAAATCAGACATCCG CTGTTTTCCAGTCGCTGTTGTTCGAAGCCGCCGGAAGAACGGTGAACCCCGTCAGCGGCGCCGCGGGGCTGCTGTGGACGGGCAACTGGCACGTCTGCCAAGCCGCCGTGGCGACAGTCCTCCGCGGCGGCACCTTGAGCCCCATTCCCAGCGGACCGGATTTTGACGCCGCCGACATTTTCAAAGCCGAAGGGCCGCCGCGGCGGAAGGCGTCCATCCCCAAGCGCCAAGAAGCTGATCTTGATCTCAGCTTGAGGGCCGGCTTTCCGGCCAAGAAGAATCAGCCTTTTCCGGAGCGGCCGCGCCCCCTCGGCAGCCCCTCGATGAACTCTGAAGAATCTGAGATGACAACATGTGGAGGTCAGCCGCCGCCGGAAATCAAGATTTTGAATCTGTTTAACTAA
- the LOC131005663 gene encoding uncharacterized protein LOC131005663 has protein sequence MEEVRATSAWVASRSSHVTLDTSGIENLAERIKDSVSKVEWDFEGIHFFDNGPLTVQYLFVLDALNFCFWPDNELNYDHLAAGLKGALQNDRSAFDADRLQKYTGPELRKMLNWPRPLPLEDERVRLLHEVGFELEKSFDGKAANLVKSCEKSAGKLVALITSHFPGFRDHSVYKGHQIFLYKRAQIFAADLWGAFKGQGYGELKDIESVTMFADYIVPAVLQQLGVLRYSPSLSGIIESNREITSGTEEEVELRACTIHAVEEIKESIQRKTGKQVLSVELDLWLWAYGIRCPSLQHHRTLSIYY, from the exons ATGGAAGAAGTTAGGGCTACCTCTGCTTGGGTCGCCTCCCGCTCATCCCACGTCACCCTCGACACCTCAG GAATTGAAAACCTCGCCGAAAGAATCAAAGATTCGGTATCAAAGGTGGAGTGGGATTTCGAAGGAATCCATTTTTTCGACAATGGACCTCTTACTGTGCAGTATCTGTTTGTGTTGGATGCACTCAATTTCTGCTTTTGGCCCG ATAATGAATTGAATTATGATCATTTGGCTGCGGGATTGAAGGGAGCTCTTCAGAATGATAGGTCTGCTTTTGATGCAGACCGATTACAGAAGTACACTG GTCCTGAACTACGCAAAATGCTAAATTGGCCTAGGCCACTACCTTTGGAGGATGAACGAGTGCGCTTATTGCATGAG GTGGGATTTGAGTTAGAGAAGTCTTTTGATGGGAAAGCAGCAAACCTAGTGAAATCCTGTGAGAAATCAGCTGGAAAGCTTGTGGCGCTAATCACGAGCCACTTTCCTG GTTTCAGGGATCACTCGGTGTACAAAGGTCACCAGATTTTCTTGTATAAGAGGGCTCAGATATTTGCTGCAGATTTGTGGGGCGCATTTAAGGGTCAAGGATATGGTGAACTCAAAGACATAGAATCAGTGACGATGTTTGCTGACTATATTGTGCCTGCAGTTCTTCAACAGCTTGGAGTGCTGAGATATAGTCCTTCCTTGTCTGGTATAATTGAGTCCAATAGAGAGATAACTTCAGGAACTGAGGAGGAGGTAGAACTTAGAGCATGCACAATCCATGCGGTAGAGGAAATAAAGGAGTCGATCCAGAGAAAAACTGGGAAGCAG GTGCTGAGTGTGGAGTTGGATCTATGGCTATGGGCGTATGGCATTCGCTGTCCTTCCCTTCAACATCATCGGACACTCTCCATTTATTATTGA